One Salvia splendens isolate huo1 chromosome 22, SspV2, whole genome shotgun sequence DNA segment encodes these proteins:
- the LOC121785815 gene encoding protein REPRESSOR OF SILENCING 3-like isoform X1 — protein MGEKLRLHLGGLGSNVQASDLHKTFTSPKLGEVQSVEIIRTKGRSFAYIEFVPASDKGLSKLFSTYNGCMWKGGRLKLEKAKEDYQSRLRREWMEAAQHETKLPNQSVDADESVCEMPKPKKEDIEKMQLKLFFPKLRKLKVIPLKGTGKHKYSFQRFEVPSLPTHFCDCEEHFVPPEPAKRNHSGLPMPAKRNKTNDHEVDNNGVNEEELNMMKSILDKLLEKEIRSEIVSNEAEPSEEIQHDASLADQCQVDGNEEDQESEEEEEDQESDEDNLVINIVGRSSKRGKLFEDWGQKTSTIINQDSLVNEPEAMYNTNGKKQETQRANQIFDNKRKQSVREDKPNDTVPSKKKRVIEISHDCTGDQVVINTKTVDKDPGSIRLGSDVAIAQKKSSDVASSTKSAWKALVSEKGNTAFNISDILTNRNSAIETEPGSGTETKSGSDTEAENGSDTEAEPGSDSEAENGSDTEAESGSDTEAEPGSDTEAEPGSDTETEPGSDAEAEPGSDAEAEPGSDAEAKPCSDAENEPGSDTKAEPGFGISTERCSNGNNGQQDQSSKVQELEKHSDAQSTEQTASEDLLARGASWKRKSSWLQMVADANASAFSLSQVLPDVTFQKQEPQQFKVIDFSSSSRGKQDKFLDKKSFAEDIGEPQRLANTGNPNEDVFTKEQNTGGPVGGQLNSHSTAPVLGVNLVPSTRPMGEIIISETCPFMKSADSMKEWAKSKAALSGSHKRKGKEMNSLQKQRGK, from the exons ATGGGAGAGAAATTGAGGCTTCATCTGGGAGGATTGGGATCAAACGTGCAGGCATCCGATCTCCACAAGACCTTCACCTCGCCGAAGCTGGGCGAAGTTCAATCCGTCGAGATTATTCGCACCAAAGGTCGCAGCTTTGCCTACATAGAGTTCGTTCCGGCTTCTGACAAAGGCCTCTCCAAGCTCTTCAGCACg TATAATGGTTGCATGTGGAAGGGGGGAAGACTTAAACTTGAGAAGGCCAAAGAAGACTATCAATCTCGCCTAAGACGTGAGTGGATGGAAGCTGCTCAACATGAGACTAAATTGCCCAACCAGAGTGTTGATGCTGATGAAAGTGTATGTGAAATGCCGAAACCCAAGAAAGAAGATATTGAAAAAATGCAGCTCAAGCTATTTTTCCCCAAGTTGAGGAAG CTAAAAGTGATACCTCTCAAAGGAACTGGCAAACACAAGTACAGCTTTCAGCGCTTTGAAGTTCCATCCCTCCCCACCCACTTTTGTGATTGTGAGGAGCACTTTGTACCTCCAGAGCCAGCCAAAAGAAATCATTCTGGGCTTCCTATGCCAgcaaaaagaaataaaactaatGATCACGAGGTAGACAATAATGGGGTGAATGAGGAGGAACTTAACATGATGAAGTCAATATTGGACAAGCTGTTAGAGAAGGAAATCCGCTCAGAGATTGTGTCCAATGAAGCTGAACCTTCTGAAGAAATACAACATGATGCATCTTTAGCAGATCAATGTCAAGTTGATGGCAACGAGGAAGACCAAGAAagcgaggaagaagaggaagatcaAGAAAGTGATGAAGATAACCTTGTTATTAACATTGTGGGTCGGTCAAGTAAGAGGGGTAAATTGTTTGAGGATTGGGGACAGAAAACAAGTACTATTATAAATCAG GATTCGTTGGTAAATGAGCCCGAGGCCATGTATAATACCAATGGAAAGAAGCAGGAAACACAAAGAGCTAACCAAATTTTTGACAATAAGAGAAAGCAGTCTGTTCGTGAAGACAAACCAAATGATACAGTACCTTCTAAGAAGAAGCGAGTGATAGAGATTTCTCATGACTGCACAGGTGATCAAGTTGTTATAAACACAAAAACGGTAGATAAAGATCCAGGCTCTATACGGTTAGGTTCTGATGTGGCTATTGCTCAAAAGAAAAGTTCTGATGTGGCTAGCTCAACTAAATCAGCATGGAAAGCCCTGGTCAGCGAAAAGGGGAACACTGCTTTCAACATATCAGATATCTTGACGAACCGTAATTCTGCTATTGAAACCGAACCTGGTTCTGGTACTGAAACCAAATCTGGTTCTGATACTGAAGCTGAAAATGGTTCTGATACTGAAGCCGAACCTGGTTCTGATTCTGAAGCTGAAAATGGTTCTGATACCGAGGCAGAATCTGGTTCGGATACTGAAGCCGAACCTGGTTCTGATACTGAAGCCGAACCTGGTTCTGATACTGAAACCGAACCTGGTTCTGATGCTGAAGCCGAACCTGGCTCTGATGCTGAAGCCGAACCTGGTTCTGATGCTGAAGCCAAACCTTGCTCGGATGCTGAAAACGAACCTGGTTCTGATACTAAAGCTGAACCTGGTTTTGGTATTTCTACAGAACGCTGCTCCAATGGAAACAATGGCCAGCAAGATCAATCAAGCAAAGTTCAAGAGCTGGAAAAACATTCTGATGCCCAATCTACTGAGCAAACTGCGTCTGAAGATTTATTAGCTAGAGGCGCATCATGGAAACGAAAGTCTTCATGGCTGCAAATGGTTGCAGATGCAAATGCAAGTGCCTTCAGCCTTTCACAAGTTTTGCCTGATGTAACTTTTCAAAAACAAGAGCCACAACAGTTCAAGGTGATTGACTTTTCCAGTTCAAGTCGGGGTAAACAAGACAAGTTTTTGGATAAAAAATCTTTTGCTGAAGACATTGGTGAACCTCAACGTCTTGCTAATACAGGAAACCCGAATGAGGATGTTTTTACCAAGGAGCAGAATACCGGTGGTCCAGTTGGAGGGCAGCTGAATTCCCATTCAACTGCGCCGGTGCTTGGTGTGAACCTGGTACCAAGTACTAGGCCTATGGGAGAGATCATTATCAGTGAAACTTGCCCGTTTATGAAGAGTGCTGATTCAATGAAGGAGTGGGCTAAGTCTAAGGCAGCTTTAAGTGGTTCACATAAAAGAAAAGGCAAGGAAATGAACTCCCTTCAGAAACAGCGTGGCAAGTGA
- the LOC121785815 gene encoding protein REPRESSOR OF SILENCING 3-like isoform X2 → MGEKLRLHLGGLGSNVQASDLHKTFTSPKLGEVQSVEIIRTKGRSFAYIEFVPASDKGLSKLFSTYNGCMWKGGRLKLEKAKEDYQSRLRREWMEAAQHETKLPNQSVDADESVCEMPKPKKEDIEKMQLKLFFPKLRKLKVIPLKGTGKHKYSFQRFEVPSLPTHFCDCEEHFVPPEPAKRNHSGLPMPAKRNKTNDHEVDNNGVNEEELNMMKSILDKLLEKEIRSEIVSNEAEPSEEIQHDASLADQCQVDGNEEDQESEEEEEDQESDEDNLVINIVGRSSKRGKLFEDWGQKTSTIINQDSLVNEPEAMYNTNGKKQETQRANQIFDNKRKQSVREDKPNDTVPSKKKRVIEISHDCTGDQVVINTKTVDKDPGSIRLGSDVAIAQKKSSDVASSTKSAWKALVSEKGNTAFNISDILTNRNSAIETEPGSGTETKSGSDTEAENGSDTEAEPGSDSEAENGSDTEAESGSDTEAEPGSDTEAEPGSDTETEPGSDAEAEPGSDAEAEPGSDAEAKPCSDAENEPGSDTKAEPGFGISTERCSNGNNGQQDQSSKVQELEKHSDAQSTEQTASEDLLARGASWKRKSSWLQMVADANASAFSLSQVLPDVTFQKQEPQQFKETRMRMFLPRSRIPVVQLEGS, encoded by the exons ATGGGAGAGAAATTGAGGCTTCATCTGGGAGGATTGGGATCAAACGTGCAGGCATCCGATCTCCACAAGACCTTCACCTCGCCGAAGCTGGGCGAAGTTCAATCCGTCGAGATTATTCGCACCAAAGGTCGCAGCTTTGCCTACATAGAGTTCGTTCCGGCTTCTGACAAAGGCCTCTCCAAGCTCTTCAGCACg TATAATGGTTGCATGTGGAAGGGGGGAAGACTTAAACTTGAGAAGGCCAAAGAAGACTATCAATCTCGCCTAAGACGTGAGTGGATGGAAGCTGCTCAACATGAGACTAAATTGCCCAACCAGAGTGTTGATGCTGATGAAAGTGTATGTGAAATGCCGAAACCCAAGAAAGAAGATATTGAAAAAATGCAGCTCAAGCTATTTTTCCCCAAGTTGAGGAAG CTAAAAGTGATACCTCTCAAAGGAACTGGCAAACACAAGTACAGCTTTCAGCGCTTTGAAGTTCCATCCCTCCCCACCCACTTTTGTGATTGTGAGGAGCACTTTGTACCTCCAGAGCCAGCCAAAAGAAATCATTCTGGGCTTCCTATGCCAgcaaaaagaaataaaactaatGATCACGAGGTAGACAATAATGGGGTGAATGAGGAGGAACTTAACATGATGAAGTCAATATTGGACAAGCTGTTAGAGAAGGAAATCCGCTCAGAGATTGTGTCCAATGAAGCTGAACCTTCTGAAGAAATACAACATGATGCATCTTTAGCAGATCAATGTCAAGTTGATGGCAACGAGGAAGACCAAGAAagcgaggaagaagaggaagatcaAGAAAGTGATGAAGATAACCTTGTTATTAACATTGTGGGTCGGTCAAGTAAGAGGGGTAAATTGTTTGAGGATTGGGGACAGAAAACAAGTACTATTATAAATCAG GATTCGTTGGTAAATGAGCCCGAGGCCATGTATAATACCAATGGAAAGAAGCAGGAAACACAAAGAGCTAACCAAATTTTTGACAATAAGAGAAAGCAGTCTGTTCGTGAAGACAAACCAAATGATACAGTACCTTCTAAGAAGAAGCGAGTGATAGAGATTTCTCATGACTGCACAGGTGATCAAGTTGTTATAAACACAAAAACGGTAGATAAAGATCCAGGCTCTATACGGTTAGGTTCTGATGTGGCTATTGCTCAAAAGAAAAGTTCTGATGTGGCTAGCTCAACTAAATCAGCATGGAAAGCCCTGGTCAGCGAAAAGGGGAACACTGCTTTCAACATATCAGATATCTTGACGAACCGTAATTCTGCTATTGAAACCGAACCTGGTTCTGGTACTGAAACCAAATCTGGTTCTGATACTGAAGCTGAAAATGGTTCTGATACTGAAGCCGAACCTGGTTCTGATTCTGAAGCTGAAAATGGTTCTGATACCGAGGCAGAATCTGGTTCGGATACTGAAGCCGAACCTGGTTCTGATACTGAAGCCGAACCTGGTTCTGATACTGAAACCGAACCTGGTTCTGATGCTGAAGCCGAACCTGGCTCTGATGCTGAAGCCGAACCTGGTTCTGATGCTGAAGCCAAACCTTGCTCGGATGCTGAAAACGAACCTGGTTCTGATACTAAAGCTGAACCTGGTTTTGGTATTTCTACAGAACGCTGCTCCAATGGAAACAATGGCCAGCAAGATCAATCAAGCAAAGTTCAAGAGCTGGAAAAACATTCTGATGCCCAATCTACTGAGCAAACTGCGTCTGAAGATTTATTAGCTAGAGGCGCATCATGGAAACGAAAGTCTTCATGGCTGCAAATGGTTGCAGATGCAAATGCAAGTGCCTTCAGCCTTTCACAAGTTTTGCCTGATGTAACTTTTCAAAAACAAGAGCCACAACAGTTCAAG GAAACCCGAATGAGGATGTTTTTACCAAGGAGCAGAATACCGGTGGTCCAGTTGGAGGGCAGCTGA
- the LOC121786008 gene encoding light-mediated development protein DET1-like, translating to MFRSNNVAARIFERQISSPAPGTSVHCARRFYENIVPSHTIYEIECPDILFRKFSDDGNYLVTFSRNHQDLVVYRPTWLSFSCREDDCLNRDLPSKANKFESFFTQLYCVTLAASGELICKDFFLYSEKNQYGIFATSTAQIHDAPAVGGAIQGIPSIEKITFHLIRLEDGVILDERVFCNDYINLAHSMGVFLYDDLVAIVSLRYQRIHILQIRDSGDLVDVRSIGEYCREDDELFLNSSSQGMAIPDRNTTQNIGNGLESIHHMPETSFLSGLKQRLLSFILRGIWNEEHDPTSRMQCLKKKFYFHFQDYADLVIWKVQFLDRHHLLIKFGSVDGVMARNTDNHPAFFAVYNMETTEIISFYQNSAEDLYTLFELFCDHFHSSSKNSFYMNFLSTHSNNIYALEQLKCNKTKASSCQQFVKKMLATLPFNCQSQSPSPYFDHSLFRYDEKLISATDRHRQSTDHPIKFILRRQPNTLKFKIKPGPESGNSDTRTKKISSFLFHPILPLAISVQQTLFLQPAVVNIHFRR from the exons ATGTTTAGAAGCAACAATGTGGCGGCCCGAATTTTCGAGCGCCAGATTTCTTCTCCTGCTCCCGGCACCTCT GTCCATTGTGCCAGACGATTTTATGAGAACATAGTTCCAAGTCATACTATATATGAAATTGAATGCCCTGACATTCTATTTCGTAAGTTCAGTGACGACGGAAACTATCTTGTAACCTTCAGCAGGAATCATCAGGATCTTGTTGTGTACAGACCGACTTGGCTGTCATTTTCGTGCAGAGAAGACGATTGTCTTAATCGTGATCTTCCTTCTAAAGCCAACAAATTCGAAAGTTTTTTTACCCAATTGTATTGTGTCACTCTTGCTGCCAGTGGTGAGCTTATATGCAAAGATTTCTTCCTGTACTCCGAGAAGAATCAATACGGAATATTTGCAACGTCAACTGCACAAATTCACGATGCACCTGCGGTTGGAGGTGCAATTCAAGGAATTCCGTCAATCGAAAAAATAACCTTTCATCTTATAAG ATTGGAAGATGGAGTAATACTTGATGAGAGGGTTTTCTGCAATGATTATATTAACCTGGCGCATAGCATGGGTGTTTTCTTGTACGATGATTTGGTGGCTATAGTGTCTCTGCGTTATCAGAGAATCCACATTCTCCAAATCAGAGACTCTGGAGATCTTGTTGATGTTAGATCTATTGGGGAATATTGCCGAGAAGATGATGAGCTTTTCCTCAATTCAAGTTCTCAG GGTATGGCCATCCCAGACAGAAATACAACACAAAATATTGGCAATGGTCTGGAAAGTATCCATCATATGCCAGAGACTTCTTTTTTAAGTGGTTTAAAGCAGCGCCTGCTTTCGTTTATATTACGCGGGATATGGAATGAAGAGCATGATCCGACTTCT AGAATGCAGTGCCTTAAGAAGAAGTTTTATTTCCATTTCCAAGATTATGCTGATTTGGTTATATGGAAG GTGCAATTCTTAGACCGCCATCACCTTTTAATAAAGTTTGGCAGTGTTGATGGTGTG ATGGCACGAAATACAGATAACCATCCCGCATTCTTTGCTGTATATAATATGGAGACGACGGAAATAATTTCATTCTATCAG AACTCTGCTGAGGATCTCTACACATTGTTTGAGCTGTTTTGCGACCATTTCCATTCCTCGTCAAagaattccttttacatgaattttTTATCAACACATTCAAACAACATTTATGCCCTGGAGCAGTTGAAATGCAATAAAACCAAAGCTAGCAGCTGCCAGCAG TTTGTTAAGAAGATGTTAGCTACTTTGCCTTTCAATTGTCAGTCCCAGAGCCCTTCACCCTACTTTGATCACTCACTATTTCGATATGATGAAAAG TTGATTTCAGCAACTGACCGACACAGACAGTCCACTGACCATCCGATCAAATTCATTTTGAGGAGGCAACCGAATACTCTTAAATTTAAGATCAAACCAG GTCCTGAATCTGGGAATTCGGATACCCGGACGAAGAAGATATCGTCGTTTCTATTTCATCCGATTTTGCCCCTAGCGATTTCTGTACAACAGACTCTATTTTTGCAGCCAGCAGTTGTTAATATCCACTTCCGTAGATAA